TCGATGTCATAGAGATAGACGTTGTCGACCTTGTCGACCTCGGGGTCGATGTTCCTCGGATTCGAAATATCGATCATGAAGATCGGTTTGTTGCGCCGTTCTTTCAGCACCCGGCTGACCATGTCGCGGTTGACGACATATTGCGGCGCGCCGGTAGCACAGATAAGGATGTCCACCATGACCAGGGCGTCGGGGAAATGTTCGAAGCGGATGGCGTCGCCTTTGAACTCCTTGGCGAGTTCTTCGGCGCGTTCGAAGGTGCGGTTCGCGACCATGATGTTCTTAACGCCATTACCGAGGAGGTGCTGGGCGGCAAGTTCCGCCATTTCACCGGCGCCCAGAAGCATGACGTTCTTGCCCGTCAGTTCGCCGAAGATCTTCTTTGCCAATTCCACCGCCGCGGTGCTGATAGACACCGCTCCTTCGGCGAGTTTGGTCTCGGTACGGACCCGTTTTGCGACAGAGATCGCCTTCTTGATCAGTTTATTGAGTATGGTGCTGGTGGTCTTGGCCTTGAGGGCCATGTCGAAGGATTCCTTGAGCTGTCCCAGTATCTGCGCCTCTCCCAGCACCATGGAGTCGAGACTTGATGCCACGCGGAACGTATGGCGCACGCCCTCGGCCTCGGGATATACATAGAGAGACTTCTCCAGGGACTCCCGGGAGAGTCCATGGTAATCGGAGATGAACTGTTTGATCCTTTCGATACCGGGTATGCTGTCCTGCACCGATGCGTATATCTCCACCCGGTTGCAGGTGGAGAGAATAAGGCCCTCCCGGATCCCCTCGTAGTTCACCAGTTTCTTAAGCGCTTCCGAAACAGTCGCTTCAGGAAAGTTGAGCTTCTCGCGGACCTCGATAGGCGCTGTTTTATGACTGAGACCGACTACAATGATACTCATTCCGGCATCACCTTAAAAGCTGTGTTTCCCTAACGGTATGCGGCTTATCACAAAAAAACTGACCAGGACAAAGAGAAATCCGATGATCGAAAGGAAGGCCATTTTTCTTCCCCGCCACCCGATGGTGCGAAGATGCAGGAGTGCCAGATAAATGACCCAGGTAATGAGCGACCAGGTCTCTTTCGGGTACCAGCTCCAGTAGGTGCCCCATGCGCTGTTCGCCCATATGGACCCGGTAAGCATTCCGAGCGTAAAAAGGGGCCATCCGAAGGTGAGCGCTTTATATCCGATGGTATCCATGACTTCGAGAGACGGCAGGCGGTGAAAGATCGCGCCCAGATGTTTGGATTTGAGCTGGCGCTCCTGGATCAGATACATGATCGAAACGATGAACGCAAAGGCGAAGGCTGCGTCGCCGAGGACCGCCAGGCTTGTGTGCACGCCGAGCCAACCGCTCTTGAGCACGGGATTTATTTCTTTGATGTCACCTGATAGGATGAGTGCCGGAGCCATGAGAACGAGCACGAGAGGAAGCATGAACGATCCGAGCGCCGCTATCTTGAAGCGGAACTCCATGATCAGAAACACAAGTACAATTCCCAGGCCGAGGAAATTTGCAGCCTCGAAGAAGCTTGTTATCGGGATGCGTCCTGACTCGGTCCACCGGAAGAGAAAATAGCCTATATGAAACAGGAATCCCGAGAAGGTCACCCAGAGCGATACCGGTGAGGTCCATTTCCGTTCGGGGTTTATGATGTAGGTAACGTACCCTGCTGTCGCGAGCAGGTAGAAACCCATTGCTACTTGAAAAAACAAGAGATTCATGGCAGTTCCCTGAAAGATGATTTGATGGATAAGTCTGTGATAATACTTTTTGCAGCCGCACAAAGTCAAGGGAAAAGGTCGTCTGCTCGTGCTTTACTGCTCCGGCAGGAGCCTTCCCTCAGCCATCCTGAGCACCCGGTCCGCGCGGACCGCAAGCTTGTCATTATGCGTCACGATCACGAAGGTTATGCCCTGTTGTTTGTTGATCCCGAGGAGGAGATCGTGGACCGATTCGCCCGTATGCGTGTCAAGATTGCCGGTCGGTTCATCGGCAAGAACGACATCGGGTTTCAGCATCAATGCCCGCGCAACCGCGACACGCTGCTGCTCTCCACCGGAGAGCTCTCCGGGACGGTGATGAAGCCGTGCTCCCAGCCCGACGTCGGTCAGTATTTTCTCGGCAGCTGCGACCGCTTCTTCACGGGCCATCCTCCGGATGAGCGCCGGCATCATGACATTCTCGAGAGCCGAGAATTCCGGCAGCAGGTGGTGGAACTGGAACACGAACCCCACCCGCTCGTTGCGAAAACGTGAAAGCCGTCCATTGTCGAGGCCGAAAACATCGATATCCCCGTAATAGACCTTACCGGACGTCGGCCGGTCGAGACCGCCCAGTATATGGAGAAACGTGCTTTTCCCCACACCCGATGCTCCGACAACAGCGAGCATCTCGCCTGACTTGATGTCGAGATCGATGCCGTCAAGAACGGGTAGCTCCACGGGACCGCTCATAAACGTTTTGCGGAGCTGTTCAATATGGATGGGTGGGTGTGCTATTTCTCATCTCCCGAGGTGACCGCTTCTTTTACTTTTTCAGCCTTCTTTTCGACTTTCTCTCCGGCCGACGTTACCGCTTCTTTTACCTTTTCCGCTTTCTTTTCGACCGTCTTCGCGCCTTCCTCTATAGTCCCTTTCATGTTTTCCGCTTTGCTGCCCATGCTGCCGATCCAGATGCCGGCTGATTTAAGAAAGTTTCCGCCGCCCAGGAGAATAAAAGCCGCCGAAAACACAACCAGAAAGATCACGATGAGGATGAACGTTTTCAATTTTCCGCTTTTCTGTGCCATTGTAACCTCCTTGTGATTAATCGAGAGACGATGATGCCGCATGATGGACGATGGACGACCGCTTCGCTAGGACGACGGACGTAAAAGCATTTGCGTCTCTCGTCCGTCGTCCTTCGTCGATTTTATTCATATCTCAGCACTTCAACGGGGTCCTGTTTTGCCGCCTGCCACGAGGGATAGAGCGTGGCGATAAAGCTGATCCCGAGCGCGGTGAGAGATATCGCGAGCATATCGAGACCCGAGATCGAGAGCGGCAGATGGCTTACCTGATACACGTCTTTCGGCAGCGATATGATGTCGGTCCTGGTGATGAGCGTCACCGCTCCGTAGCCGATGATCGCTCCGATGGCGGTTCCCACAAAGCCGATCGCAAGGCCCGCGAACATGAATATCTTCATGATGCTCCGCGCGGGTGACCCCATGGATTTCAGGATTGCGATCTCCCTGCTTTTTTCCATGACGATCATCGTGAGGGTCCCGATGATATTGAACGATGCCACGATGATGATGACGACAAGGATAAGCGACATGCCGATCTTTTCGAGTAAAAGGGCCGAGAAGAAATTTTTGTTCATCTCCATCCAGTTGCGCGTGTAATAGGGATATCCAGCGGACGCCTGGATCGCCGAAGCGATCTTGTCGGCCTGGTAGATATCATCCACGCGCACCTGTACTCCGCTCACCCGTCCCGGCATCTCGAAAAACTGCTGGGCCGCGGGCAGCGATATATAGACGAACGTCGTATTATAATCGTACATCCCGGCATCGAACAGGCCGGCGAGCACGAACTTCCTCATTTTGGGTATGACGCCCATGGACGTTTCTTCACCAAGCGGGTTCACCATCGTAACCGTTT
The sequence above is drawn from the Nitrospirota bacterium genome and encodes:
- a CDS encoding ABC transporter ATP-binding protein, with the protein product MSGPVELPVLDGIDLDIKSGEMLAVVGASGVGKSTFLHILGGLDRPTSGKVYYGDIDVFGLDNGRLSRFRNERVGFVFQFHHLLPEFSALENVMMPALIRRMAREEAVAAAEKILTDVGLGARLHHRPGELSGGEQQRVAVARALMLKPDVVLADEPTGNLDTHTGESVHDLLLGINKQQGITFVIVTHNDKLAVRADRVLRMAEGRLLPEQ
- the hemA gene encoding glutamyl-tRNA reductase — translated: MSIIVVGLSHKTAPIEVREKLNFPEATVSEALKKLVNYEGIREGLILSTCNRVEIYASVQDSIPGIERIKQFISDYHGLSRESLEKSLYVYPEAEGVRHTFRVASSLDSMVLGEAQILGQLKESFDMALKAKTTSTILNKLIKKAISVAKRVRTETKLAEGAVSISTAAVELAKKIFGELTGKNVMLLGAGEMAELAAQHLLGNGVKNIMVANRTFERAEELAKEFKGDAIRFEHFPDALVMVDILICATGAPQYVVNRDMVSRVLKERRNKPIFMIDISNPRNIDPEVDKVDNVYLYDIDDLQSKVDVNTGGRAKEAEKAEELITHEVETYLQWERALDAVPTIVDLREKVEDIRKREFDKTIGSLNDITEEQKRAMEAMSQAIVNKLLHAPLVVLKQAASMSDTGDATIAIARRLFNLDKELKRPIRVLGSATPINDDPEQSQDSQSSKNICR
- a CDS encoding lipoprotein-releasing ABC transporter permease subunit — protein: MKLPYEIFVSLRYLRTKKRYGTISLNTFISIAGVVIGVATSIITLAVMTGFQGYFRDKILSAMPHIVVMEYTGTGVKDPNALQKDVEQVAHVTATTPFIYAQSMLTSKDRMQGVVVRGIDPRTEGRVTDLAKNMTAGLLSDLENPEGKSPRIIIGEDLARKLSVSVGETVTMVNPLGEETSMGVIPKMRKFVLAGLFDAGMYDYNTTFVYISLPAAQQFFEMPGRVSGVQVRVDDIYQADKIASAIQASAGYPYYTRNWMEMNKNFFSALLLEKIGMSLILVVIIIVASFNIIGTLTMIVMEKSREIAILKSMGSPARSIMKIFMFAGLAIGFVGTAIGAIIGYGAVTLITRTDIISLPKDVYQVSHLPLSISGLDMLAISLTALGISFIATLYPSWQAAKQDPVEVLRYE
- the ccsB gene encoding c-type cytochrome biogenesis protein CcsB, producing MNLLFFQVAMGFYLLATAGYVTYIINPERKWTSPVSLWVTFSGFLFHIGYFLFRWTESGRIPITSFFEAANFLGLGIVLVFLIMEFRFKIAALGSFMLPLVLVLMAPALILSGDIKEINPVLKSGWLGVHTSLAVLGDAAFAFAFIVSIMYLIQERQLKSKHLGAIFHRLPSLEVMDTIGYKALTFGWPLFTLGMLTGSIWANSAWGTYWSWYPKETWSLITWVIYLALLHLRTIGWRGRKMAFLSIIGFLFVLVSFFVISRIPLGKHSF